In the genome of Salmo trutta chromosome 39, fSalTru1.1, whole genome shotgun sequence, the window ggatgggggtcATGATTGACACCTCCCTTTAAATAGCTGGCTGCAGTGCTGACCTAGCTGTCATGCCTAAACTAGGCACACACTCGCATCCCTGTGTCACCGCCCCTCCCCCACCATCCACCCTACCCAGCTTGTTCTGTCAAACTAGAAGGCTGGAGAAATGGCTGTGACAGTAGTGGCCCCAGTCTCTACATGACTGGAGTCATAACAGTAGTACAATATGTGTGGAGGGGGTGTAGCAACATGCAGGTGTAAGACCTTGATGTCACGAGGACCTCCCTGTAGTAGATTCAGATCTGGAGTGAAGTGAGGTTTTCTAATGTTTCCTTCACATCCTCCTACTATACTggaaaaaataatttcaaatattttagtgagttacagttcataaaaggaagtCCTATTCCCATTATGTGGATTCTTCCATTTTGAAATAATTGCCCCTGATACTACTGAAAGTTAAACTAGCTTAAGGGGTATATTATTCTATTCTACCAGAGGGCAAAGCCTAGTTGGCTGGTGTCTGTTCTCCTGTTACTGTGGCAGGTGGCCTTGTTTCTAGCTGGGCCTTCTCAAATCGCTCTGATTCATAAGTACTGCCAACACATACACCCGCACAACATTCCCAGACTCGTCCTCTTGGCATGTCACTGTCTCGTAAACGTATCTTCCTTGACTTTCTCATTTCTCGAATGCCTCGCTCCCCATTTCCCATCTCTCTGTATAGTAAGCCAGTTTGGACAGACTGGTGTGAGTGTACGTAGCCAGCTCTGCCTCTGGTGCACTGTTATTCAGAAATGATAAGCTTGTTATTATCAGCTTCACTCATCCTTGGTGACGCTTTCCCTTCGTCCTGTTCGCTGGAAATACTTCAGTAGGGTGTGGAGGGCCTTTTGGCCTTGACGCTCCTTTTAGCATTGTCGCTACTCGCCAGCTCAATGACGTGCTAAGGGTAGACACTTGCCAAACCTCCCAGTTTGGGCCTTGAGTCTAGTGATGTCTAATCAGACTTTACTTCCTTGCAATGCTGTAATGTTAAACAAATTCACAGAATTGTATAATCTCTAATGACCTCGGTCCAAGTTGACATTCCAATGAGGGGGTGTATCAATAATCTAGTGGCATCCTCTCCTCAGGGGTGTGGAGCCTAAATGACAGGAGGAATAGAAGGAGAGGCTGTAATGGACTAGTGGGATGCACCTTGTGGTAACACATTCAGCATGGATGTTTCTTTTGTTAATGCTATGGTCTTATCGACTGGATGGGGTCACTGCAGTCTAGCCTCAACTATGCTGCCGTCTGCCAGTACTGCATTGCAAAATTGACTCATTTCTCACACGCACACAACCTTCTGTTTGGTTCTTAGTGACTGTAGATATCAAGTGCCGCCTTTATAAAatgtgtacactacatgaccaaaagtatgtggacacctgctctttgaacatctcattccaaaatcatgggcattaatatggagtttgtccacCCTTTGCtactcaacagcctccactctaaTGCTTTCCCTAGATGTTGgcacattgctgcggggacttgcttccattcagccacgagcattagtgaggtcgggcactgatgttgggcgattaggcctggcttgcagtcgaagttcaaattcatcccaaaggtgttcgatggggttgaggtcagggctctgtgcaggccagtcatgttcttccacatggatcttgacaaaccatttctgtatggaccttgctttgtgcacgggggcattgtcatgctgaaacagtaaagggccttccctaaactgttgccacaaagttggaaacatagaatcatctagaatatcattgtatgctgtagagttagttgtcccttcactgaaactaaggggcgtAACCCAAACTGTGAAAAACGGCCCCAGACTAAAgtcgctgagctcttcagtaagaccaatgtttgtctatggagattgtatggctgtgctgattttataaacctgtcagcaactggtgtggcaaAAATAGCCGACTCCACTAATCTGAAGGGTTGTCCAGACTTCTGTGTAAATGTAAAGTAgtgggtgtacaaaacattaagaacaacttTTTTATAATTGTGTTCCACCTtccgccctcagaacagcctcaatttgtcaggtaTCAAGCGTTCCACACTGatactggtccatgttgactccaatgcttcccatagttgtgaagttggctggatgtcctttgggtggtggatcattctttaTACACATACGTTGAAGTGCTTGACACAACCCGgtgtgcctggcatctactaccataccagTGTcataaggatcatagctttcatctggtcagtctgtcatggaaagagcaggtgttcttaatgttttgtacacagtgtagaTCAGTTACATGGTTCAGGCTAGGTTAATGGCTATGTCAATACCGGTAGTCGCACGCTGAGACGTGGCTAGGCTTCTGAGACGGTAGCTGCATACAGTTCAGTATTAAAGTAGGTCAGATGATCGACTCACTGCAGAGTTGGCTAAGCCATGCATAGTCCCATTTCAACACACTGCAAACAAATTGGGTCACCAAGCAAATATACACGACTCATAACTTTGGCTCATAACTCCGGTGGCTTGTTTTTAACTAGCTAGATCATGCCGCCCACTGTTTTCAGGCTCACCTGTCCTTTGTCACTCAGTCATGGGCAGGTTAGGTTTGTTTCCTCTTagtgtagagcagtggttcccaaccttctGCTACTGTACAAATTGAATTTTGCCCtgcctgaagtaccccctcatgtgcgtTTTACCAgttggtctcatgagtcttctcaagtaccccctgtgtataggcAAAGCGCCCCTCGGGaacctagtacccctggttgggaaccactggtgttAGTGCTGCCACTTGGTGGTGAGAAACAGcagtaaaataagtgttaaaatgGATGCCCAAATCCTTAATCGACCTCAGACTCCTATACACTGAGTGGTTTGGAGGGGTGCTCCATTTATCATTGGTGACATTGAAAAACAAGTGTTACTCCATCCAGTGCAGACTGCTGTCAATGCATCAGATCCTTGTGTAGTCAATATGTTTTGTACCTGTTCAAAGAAACCATAAATTAATTGTTTGACTAACCCTACATTTCCTGGTCTCTCCAGCGTGAGTGTATCTCTGTGCATGTGGGTCAGGCTGGAGTCCAGATGGGCAACACCTGTTGGGAGCTGTACTGCCTGGAGCACGGGATCCAGCCGGACGGGACCATGCCTAACAACAAGGCGGTTGGTAGCACTGACGACTCCTTCACCACGTTCTTCAGCGCCACGGGCATCGGGAAATACGTGCCCCGCGCCATCTTTGTAGACCTGGAGCCCACTGTCATTGGTGAGTATTGGAGGGATCTGGCAGAGAAAATGCACTGACTGATTGGCACTGGGAATGTGTAGAAAGAGGTCTTCATCAATATGGTGGTACAGTTCAAAACAAGCATCAAGACCAGACTAACCCCAGTCTGTTCCCCTTTCTCTCAGATGAGGTGCGGACAGGTACCTACCGCCAGTTGTTTCACCCCGAGCAGCTGATCTCAGGGAAAGAGGACGCAGCCAATAACTATGCCCGTGGCCACTACACTATCGGCAAGGAGATCATCGACCAAGTGCTGGACAGGATCCGTAAACTGGTGAGAGAAACTGTCAGATTTAATAGATTCAATGGTGATATTAGGATAACTCATGGATTTTTCATGAATGTTTTATGAGAAAGGGTTTTAGCCTTGACTTGCATAAATCTAGCCTAAATGGGTCTGATCAGAGCTTGGACTTTACTTCTAGAAAACATGTCGATTAGTTTTCTGTGTCTTGACAGGCTGACCAGTGCACGGGGCTCCAAGGTTTCCTGGTCTTCCACAGCTTTGGAGGAGGTACCGGCTCTGGTTTCACCTCCCTGCTCATGGAACGTCTCTCAGTCGACTTCGGGAAGAAGTCCAAGCTGGAGTTTGCCATATACCCTGCTCCCCAGGTGTCCACAGCTGTGGTGGAGCCCTACAACTCCATCCTGACCACCCACACTACCCTAGAGCACTCTGACTGTGCCTTCATGGTGGACAATGAGGCCATCTACGACATCTGCCGTAGAAACCTAGACATTGAGCGCCCGTCTTATACCAACCTCAACAGGCTCATCAGCCAGATTGTCTCCTCCATCACCGCCTCTCTCCGCTTCGATGGTGCCCTTAACGTGGAcctgacagagttccagaccaACCTGGTGCCTTACCCCCGCATCCACTTCCCCCTGGCCACCTATGCCCCTGTCATCTCAGCCGAGAAGGCCTACCACGAGCAGCTCTCTGTGGCTGAGATCACCAACTCCTGCTTCGAGCCCGCCAACCAGATGGTGAAGTGCGACCCTCGCCACGGTAAGTACATGGCGTGCTGCCTGCTGTACCGCGGAGACGTGGTGCCCAAGGATGTAAACGTGGCCATCGGCAACATCAAGACAAAGCGAAGCATCCAGTTTGTGGACTGGTGCCCTACAGGTTTCAAAGTGGGCATCAACTACCAGCCACCCACTGTGGTGCCAGGGGGTGACCTGGCCAAGGTCCAGAGAGCTGTGTGCATGTTGAGCAACACCACAGCCATCGCTGAGGCCTGGGCGCGTCTCGACCACAAGTTTGACCTGATGTATGCCAAGCGGGCATTCGTGCACTGGTATGTGGGTGAGGGCATGGAGGAGGGCGAGTTCTCTGAGGCCAGAGAGGACATGGCTGCCCTGGAGAAGGACTATGAAGAGGTAGGAATCGACTCATttgaggaggacgaggagggagaggagtattAGGAGAAGAGGAGTTCAAAGGAGGGATGGGTCCTCGGTCGGCTTATGTATCACTGAGAGATAGAACTGCCTTTACTTGACCATGAAGTGGGGAACGGCCTGCTCCTTCCCTTGTCGAATGTCATCAATCATGTTTTCTTCACCAAAGACCccacatccatccatgtctgaatCTTTTCCTAGATGGTTGACTATGGAACCATACAGAACCTTGAAGATTAAGCTGTCTCCATAAAAGTTTCCTTTAAGTTCATGGTACTTCTGTGCTTTCAGATCTATCCTAAACACTAAAGTTACTGCCAATCAGAAAACAAACTAGCCAACTAAACCCCATGGTGTTGGGTCTTAATGAATGTAATTCAGTAACTCTATTTTGGAGGATTATTTTGCATTGCATGTTAAGTTACCCCAAAATAATTTATTGGTTTTATCCCTACAGATTCTATTTTCTTTGCCATGTCTGTTATTTTAAGAGTTATCACATCAGGTTACTGTTGTGGCTGTATCCCCTCCTTTGTAAATAAAGTTGTTTTATCTCAGTTAATCCTGTTTTCACCTCTTTCAATGGTTATGATCAATCACAACTGCCTCCAGTCCTGAGGTTTCATTATacttttactaaattactattaaACGGCCAACATAAAACATCAGTCTGCAATCAGCCACACAAATGGCCTGGTAAGTAGCAGAGAATTCCTGGGATATAAATGTAGCCGCAGGGTGCCTTGAAAAATAGGATTGGTAGAGGTAATGCAATGTCTTAATTGCATACCCATGTGGACTGTCTCCTCAAACCCCAATGGATGAGAAAGGCAGGGGTCTTTCCCTTCTGACTTTctcaatgtgttttgagaaggtgAGGAGAATCTCAAGGATAACCTGTAGTTTGGACTAATGTGGAAGGATTTTTCCCATAATGTGAAAGTAGTTTATTTAGATTGTTACAGAATAGCCTAAAGGTGACGAGTGGATACATGGATGGTAAACTCATTTCGATTTGAGACCCACCGTAGCAAAGTTGAGTCCACTGGGTAGTGCTCTGGTTTAACCAAATACTTGATTTGGCCAGAGGAAGAGCTGAATCGAGAAGTGTTACTTGGCCCAAAATCTGTCCCCGGATATAAGCCCACAAAGTGAGGactttttgtatggaggtcaatgagtgtgCAGTTAGGTCAACACATTTAactaatttgctacgtgaggcttatttgatcgaatataaATGTCgttaggttgttacgaatgcacTGATGTGTGGACGCACGTGGCATTTCGGCAACTTTGTGGGGGGAAAAATActtcacatgcttcataaacaacaggtgtagagtacACGTAGCACTAGACAAGGCCTGCAGGTGGCCATATTGAGTCGTTTTTATCTTACATCCAAGGGGAAACGCTTACTTGTGGGCATGAGATAATACTTTATCGGACCTGTGCCTGTCATAGATGGAGCATGGgaattgccattgagggcttctaTAATTTTAACGTAGTCAACTGGGTAGAGATTCCTGAGTTAGGCACAATCAACAAAGAGAATTTAGTACTTTAAAATGGCGCTTCCCATGCGgtcacagacgctataatggcACGGATACAAAGACAACTACTCTATCGCTATGGCCTGTTCACACGCGTATATGCCCTTGTACTACATATAATTATTTCGcctcctcccgcctgccttccatctttgaggacatgtatttccattgttagtgTTCACTTGACTATCTTGTCGATATAATGGACACTAAGATTGGTGCCGCGTTCGAAACAACTGGTAACTCGGATATCtccgacttcagtgtgttcaaaCAATttggaactcggaaaaaaactccgactgggaaaaatagatTTGAACGGtcttccaactcgggaactcggaCCTCTAAATCTAGAGTGCAACCTGaaaatcactgacgtcatgatttgaccttttatttttccgagttcccagtttaGAACGCAGCATTAGATCACAGGCCTGCGTCATCATTACGCGTTGAATGTACACGGAAGTAGCCAGCAGAAAACAAAAAACAAGATAACAGAAGGTAATTTTTATATATCCACCGCTAACAAACGTAAATATCCCCATGTATTTTCATCACATGTTTATCAATATCAGATAATATTGGCTGATCAGGATTGATCTGCATGCTGCCCTCTTGTCGTTAGCTTGTATTCTCATACCGGTGTGCCACGTTACCAAACAAAATCGTACACTTTTGCAAAGGTTTAGTGAAAGTATATTTGCTTGTGGTGTTGCTACTGCTGTAAAGAACCAAAACGCATAACTTGGGCAGATCACAACCAAGAGTCACTGTAGTGCGGCTAGGAAAGTAGCCGAAAGGTTACTCGTTCGAAtagttaggccagtaaccgaaaggttgttagtttgaatccccgagccgacaaggtcaacaaatctgccgatgtgtccttgagcaaggcacttagtcCTACTTTCGCCAGGGTCACCGTTGACCGTAACCTCACTCTCCAAGGTTGTCTCAGGAAGAGTTGtgatatgcaaaaaaacacatgttcaattcacacatgcgtaaataggacaaatataaacacccaccaaattattatcaATTGCACAGGTGACAGTGAATAATTTATGACAAGTGAAATTGACACTGCATCAATCCGTGGAACATAGTGGAATGGACTGGATTTCATGTTTCAGTATGTTTTTTTACACAAATATATCCCATGtactcgccctctctctcccatggCTTTCCACTTGACCTCTCACTTTCAATTCCACTAAACCTGGTCTTTTACCTCGTatgcactccatctctctctcccaattcaaggggctttattggcatgggaaacatgtttacattgccaaagcacaaGTTCCAAAATAAAGACATTTTGAATGACATATGTctgtatacagtgttgtagcgatgtgtaaatagttcaagtacaaaatggaaaataaataaatatgggttgtgtgtctctctcagtcCATCTGGGTGTTGGTGTGGTGAGTTATGCCCCAGAGAGGATGGGTCAGACCCTGTGTATCTGTTCCCGCGGCTCCATCACCATCGACAACAAAAGATACTACTTCATCCAGAAACTAGATGAAGGGTAAAACCATCCACATCAGTGAACACTATTACCTATTCTACATGGCAGACGATCATCCCTGTCCCTCCCACACGTATttgtatttcagtcttctgtaacGTTACATCTTACTGATCAGGACTCTGGTTTTGTCTGCCTCTTCACTTACTCCTGCTTTCGTTATCTACCCCCTCTCGTTCcctattttctctttctctctctcgtcttttaccttccttccctccatccctcccctcaaCCCAGAGGGTTCAGCTATGTGGACCTGGTGGAGGGGGTGCAGGACGGGCGCTTCTACGCCCTGAAGAGGATCCTGTGCCATGACCGGGAGGGTCGCCAAGAGGCTCagacggaggtggagatgcaccgCCTCTTCAGCCACCCCAACATCCTGGGCCTGGCAGGGCACACCTTCATAGAGAGGGGGGGCAAGAGTGAGGCCTGGATACTGCTGCCCTACGTTCAGGTACGTGTACATGTGTGCGCATGTCTATGTACTCACGCCTGTATGTGTGTATTAGAGCCCGGACGTTTTTTTGGGTTCCGGtaccgttttttgggggggtgagaCAAAAGTTACCGATACATCTGCCGATATACTGTTTTACAGCGTGGAAATGAAAAAGTGTGTATGTATGCGTCTTTGTATTCACGCCTGGGTGTGGGTGCTCCTACAGAAGGGCAGTCTGTGGTCAGTGCTAGAGAAGCTGAGGGACAAGGGCAGCTTCATGCCAGAGAGACGCATCCTGAAGGTCCTACAGGGCATCTGTTCTGGACTGAAGGCCATGCATGACAGAGGCTACGCACACAGGTACTGCTACTACACACACGATTATGGTTAGTGGTTCAAATTAGAATgaggctctctctatctctatccctctctttatctctcccgctctcctctctcctctcaatcAGAGATCTGAAGCCTACCAATGTACTCCTAGAGGAGGATGACAGGCCGCTGCTGATGGACCTGGGTTCTATGAACCGCTCCAGGATGGAGGTCAAGGGGACCAGGGAGGCCATGACAGTACAGGACTGGGCAGCTCAGAGGTGTACTATATCGTACCGCGCCCCTGAGCTCTTTAACGTGGAGAGCCACTGCGTCATCGATGACCGTACAGACATCTGGGTAACGCACACTAGAGTACTACCCCCCCCTTCTCACTTTAGTTTGGTCGGTGGAAACTGTCAGTATTGTACAAGCGATATAACGTAGACCAATTTGTCATAACAGAGATTGTCTTTACCATTGGACTGTGCGATGCTGTTTTGACTCCAGCCATGTAGTCAACATGTTGGGCTCCAGTTAGAttgctatctctctgtctccatcatGCCTGGTGTTTGTTGACCTTGTAGAGacagtattctctctctcttcctctccagtctctgggctgtGTACTGTACAGCATGATGTTCCTGGAGGGGCCCTATGACATGGTGTTCCAGAAAGGAGACAGTGTGGCACTTGCTGTCCAGAACCCAGTTACTATCCCTCAGCCATGCAGGTCAGTCAGTCCGCCTGGCAAGCTAACTCTTATCCTAACCCAgttaccatccctcagccctgcaggtcagtcagTCCCCATGGCAAGCTAACTCTTACTCTAACCCAgttaccatccctcagccctgcaggtcagtcagTCCCCATGGCAAGctaactcttaccctaacccagttaccatccctcagccctgcaggtcagtcagTCCCCATGGCAAGctaactcttaccctaacccagttaccatccctcagccctgcaggtcagtcagTCCCCATGGCAAGctaactcttaccctaacccagtTACCATCCCTCAGCCATGCAGGTCAGTCAGTCCCCATGGCAAGctaactcttaccctaacccagttaccatccctcagccctgcaggtcagtcagTCCCCATGGCAAGctaactcttaccctaacccagttaccatccctcagccctgcaggtcagtcagTCCCCATGGCAAGctaactcttaccctaacccagttaccatccctcagcccaacaggtcagtcagcccccttggctagttaaccttaacccccagtcaccatccctcagccctgcaggtcagtcagcccccttggctagttaaccttaacccccagtcaccatccctcagccctgcaggtcagtcagcccccttggctagttaaccttaacccccagtcaccatccctcagcccaacaggtcagtcagcccccttggctagttaaccttaacccccagtcaccatccctcagcccAACAGGTCAGTCAGCccccctggctagttaaccttaaacccccagtcaccatccctcagcccaacaggtcagtcagcccccttggctagttaaccttaacccccagttaCCATCCCTCAGCCATGCAGGTCAGTCAGTCCCCATGGCAAGctaactcttaccctaacccagttaccatccctcagccctgcaggtcagtcagTCCCCATGGCAAGCTAACTCTTACCCAAACCCAgttaccatccctcagccctgcaggtcagtcagTCCCCATGGCAAGctaactcttaccctaacccagttaccatccctcagccctgcaggtcagtcagTCCCCATGGCAAGctaactcttaccctaacccagttaccatccctcagccctgcaggtcagtcagTCCCCATGGCAAGctaactcttaccctaacccagttaccatccctcagcccaacaggtcagtcagtcccctggctagttaaccttaacccccagttaccatccctcagccctacaggtcagtcagcccccttggctagttaaccttaacccccagttaccatccctcagccctacaggtcagtcagccccctggctagttaaccttaacccccagtcaccatccctcagcccaacaggtcagtcagtcccctggctagttaaccttaacccccagttaccatccctcagccctgcaggtcagtcagtcccctggctagttaaccttaacccccagtcaccatccctcagccctacaggtcagtcagtcccctggctagttaaccttaacccccagtcaccatccctcagccctgcaggtcagtcagtcccctggctagtcaaccttaacccccagtcaccatccctcagccctacaggtcagtcagtcccctggctagttaaccttaacccccagtcaccatccctcagccctacaggtcagtcagcccccctggctagttaaccttaacccccagttaccatccctcagcccaacaggtcagtcagtcccctggctagttaaccttaacccccagttaccatccctcagccctgcaggtcagtcagcccccctggctagttaaccttaacccccagttaccatccctcagcccaacaggtcagtcagtcccctggctagttaaccttaacccccagttaccatccctcagccctgcaggtcagtcagccccctggctagttaaccttaacccccagtcaccatccctcagcccaacaggtcagtcagtcccctggctagttaaccttaacccccagttaccatccctcagccctgcaggtcagtcagcccccctggctagttaaccttaacccccagtcaccatccctcagccctgcaggtcagtcagccccctggctagttaaccttaacccccagtcaccatccctcagccctgcaggtcagtcagccccctggctagttaaccttaacccccagttaccatccctcagccctgcaggtcagtcagtcccctggctagttaaccttaacccccagtcaccatccctcagccctgcaggtcagtcagtcccctggctagtcaaccttaacccccagtcaccatccctcagccctacaggtcagtcagtcccctggctagttaaccttaacccccagtcaccatccctcagccctacaggtcagtcagcccccctggctagttaaccttaacccccagttaccatccctcagcccaacaggtcagtcagtcccctggctagttaaccttaacccccagtcaccatccctcagccctgcaggtcagtcagccccctggctagttaaccttaacccccagtcaccatccctcagccc includes:
- the LOC115179717 gene encoding tubulin alpha chain — protein: MRECISVHVGQAGVQMGNTCWELYCLEHGIQPDGTMPNNKAVGSTDDSFTTFFSATGIGKYVPRAIFVDLEPTVIDEVRTGTYRQLFHPEQLISGKEDAANNYARGHYTIGKEIIDQVLDRIRKLADQCTGLQGFLVFHSFGGGTGSGFTSLLMERLSVDFGKKSKLEFAIYPAPQVSTAVVEPYNSILTTHTTLEHSDCAFMVDNEAIYDICRRNLDIERPSYTNLNRLISQIVSSITASLRFDGALNVDLTEFQTNLVPYPRIHFPLATYAPVISAEKAYHEQLSVAEITNSCFEPANQMVKCDPRHGKYMACCLLYRGDVVPKDVNVAIGNIKTKRSIQFVDWCPTGFKVGINYQPPTVVPGGDLAKVQRAVCMLSNTTAIAEAWARLDHKFDLMYAKRAFVHWYVGEGMEEGEFSEAREDMAALEKDYEEVGIDSFEEDEEGEEY
- the LOC115179718 gene encoding serine/threonine-protein kinase 16, which codes for MGQTLCICSRGSITIDNKRYYFIQKLDEGGFSYVDLVEGVQDGRFYALKRILCHDREGRQEAQTEVEMHRLFSHPNILGLAGHTFIERGGKSEAWILLPYVQKGSLWSVLEKLRDKGSFMPERRILKVLQGICSGLKAMHDRGYAHRDLKPTNVLLEEDDRPLLMDLGSMNRSRMEVKGTREAMTVQDWAAQRCTISYRAPELFNVESHCVIDDRTDIWSLGCVLYSMMFLEGPYDMVFQKGDSVALAVQNPVTIPQPCSYSEGLQNLLSSIMVSNPQERPDVNWILDQIQDMTCSSPNTQTNMV